TTTTCCCCAATGATGCTGGCACACACTCCAGCACCAATAAAGATGCACCGGCTTGCTGTAATGCAATCGCATCATCCAGAATAATTTGTGCCTGCTCCTCACTACGCCCCTGCACATGATAGCCACCCAGTTCATTAACCGACTGCGGCAACAAACCTAGATGAGCACACACAGGATAGCCCTGATCAACCAGTGCAGATACCACATCCATCATGGCACCCTCCAGCTTAACCATCTGCGCCCCACCCTGCTCCATTAATCGCTGTGCATTCTGTAGCGCAGACTCAACCGTTAAATAACTGTGATAAGGCAGATCCACAATATATAATGCCGAGCCGGATTGACGCGTCACACATCGCGCATGATAAATCATGTCATCCATAGTAACGGGCAGAGTAGAGTCATGCCCCTGCAACACCATACCCAGAGAATCCCCCACTAGAATCAGCTCCACACCCGCTCGTTCCAGCAGCCGTGAAAAACTGGCATCATAACAGGTCAGACAGGTGATCTTCTCACCACGCTGCTTCATTGCCATTAGTTGATTAATCGTTATCATTACTGTCCCATTAACTCAAGAGATATGAATTGCGCTTCTCTACCAGAGACCCTTGCCCGCATGGACGCGGGCGTGGAGCCACCATGGATGGTTTCACGGCGTGTCTCTGGTAGAGAAGTGCAATTCATGTCTCAAACCCCAGGGAACCGTTGATCCAACTACAAATTTGCCGGAGCAGGATTAAAATAATGCCGACCACTGGTAGTACTACGCACCCGCTCCAGCAAGGCATCATAATCCATCTGATTCCCGGCAATATCAATATCCGTAGAATTAACAATCAACAAGGGCCCCGCGCTGTAAGTATGAAAAAAACGTTCATAAGTATCAACTAATCGGGAAAGATAATCCTTGCCCATTTTACGCTCATAGGAAATACCGCGTTTGCGTATACGCTTCAATAATACATTAACCGGGGCCTGCAAATAAATAACCAGATCCGGAGTGGGGCTATCCAGAGTTAGTTGAGAATACACCTGCTCATAAAGTTTATATTCTTCATCATCCAGCGTTAAACCGGCAAATAATTGATCCTTCGCCATCAGGTAATCAGCCACCCGTACCGGACGAAACATATCCCCCTGACGTAGCTCCTGCATTTGCTTGGCTCGTTGAAAAAGAAAAAACAACTGGGTGGGGAGAGCGGCATCCTTCGGGTTATTGTAAAACTTCTCAAGGAAGGGGTTCGCATCGCCACTTTCCAACAACAAGGCACTGCCAAAACTACTCGACAAACGCCGTGCCAGAGTCGTCTTGCCGACACCAATCGGTCCTTCTACAACAATATAATCAGGCTGTTTTATAGTCATAATATTGCTATCCCGCTCAAGAGACAGGGATTATTTCTCTTTATCAGAGACCGTCAGCCGCACGGACGCGGCTGTCGAGCCTACATGGATGTATTGACGGCGTGGCTCTGATAAAGAGGAATGATTCATGCCTCGAACTCACACAGCATTTCAAGAAACCTTCTTTATATCCGAACAATCACAATACTTTAACATCTCTTTCAATAACCCTCTCCCTGGAATATCCAGATCAGGAGCTATCTCATTGAGTGGCAACAACACAAATGAACGTTCATGCAGCCCATAATGTGGCACAGTCAGGCGTTCTGAATTTATCTCCTCGTCACCAAGCAAAAGAATATCAAGGTCAATAATACGCGCACCCCAGCGTTCTTCATCACGCATCCGCCCCTGTGTCTGCTCAATATCCTGGAGATGATCCAGTAATTCAATAGCTGATAATTCCGTTTTCAGCAACACCACCGCATTAATATAATCCGGCTGTTCCATAGCCGCCATTGGTGCACTTTGATAAAGACTGGAGGACTTGATTAATTGACTATTGACCAGTGTCTGTAAACAACGAAGCGCTTGCCTGACCTGCATGACAGGATCATTCAGATTACTGCCTATCCCGATGTAAACGTATTGACCCATTTTATGCCTCAAGCACTTTGAGCCTTTTTACGCCGTCTACGCCGTTTTTTTGAGTTCACCTGCGGCTGTTGAACCTGCTGAATAAAACTCTCCCGATCATTCTTGTCCAGGGTCTGAATCTCAGTCCACCAGTCACACAATGACTTATCAACCTCTCCAGCAACTTCACGCAACAAAAGAAAATCATACGCCGCGCGGAAACGAGGATGCGTCAACAAGCGCAAAGGACGTTTTCCCGCACGTTGTTCAAAACGATGTTGTAAAGACCATATCTCACGCATCGGTAAACTGAAACGCTTGGGCAGAGAGGTTACTCGAACCTGTTCACGCACAATCTCACTGGAGGCAATCTGCATTACCCGTGTCGAGCTCACCACCTCATCACCCGTATCTCGCGTCATCACCTCTTGCATGCGAATCTGCATGGGATGCCATAACAAGGCAGCATATAAAAAAGCCGGGGTGACGGGTTTGCCTTGCTGAATACGCGAATCGGTATTCTTTAATGCCTGAATCAACATTCTATCGGGAAAGTGTTCAACCTCAAGTGCCAGCGATTCATCTGTCATTGGAAACAGGTATTTAAACAGATCGTAATGGCGCAATAATTCAAAGGTCTCTAATGCCGCACCCGACATAAATAATTTCAGCACCTCTTCAAAGATCCGCGCACTTGGTATCTCTCGCAACAAGGCACCCATCTGCGGGATAGCCCGCTCAGATTCCGGGTCAATACGGAAACCCAGCTTGGCAGCAAAACGTATCGCACGCAGCATACGAACAGCATCTTCACGATAACGTTCTTCAGTATCACCAATTAATCTTAGTAGCCCATCCTTGATATCCTGCATGCCACCGACATAATCAATAATCGAATAATCCTTGATATCATAATAGAGCGCATTAATCGTAAAATCCCGCCGCCAGACATCATCATCAATAGAGCCATAGACGTTATCCCTGAGAATACGTCCCGCCTCCATTTTTTGTTCGTCTTCATTATTATTGCTGTCATCATGTGGCGCTCTGAAAGTTGCTACCTCAATAACCTCACGACCATAAATCACATGCGCCAGACGAAACCTGCGCCCGATCAAACGACAATTACGAAATAAATCCCGCACCTGCTCGGGTGAGGCATCAGTGGCAATATCAAAATCTTTGGGTTCTCGACCCAGGATCAAATCACGCACCCCACCACCCACCAGACAGGCCTGAAAGCCAGCGGAATCGAGGCGATAAAGAACCTTCAACGCATTGGGGCTGATATTTTTACGGGAAACAGAATGCTCTGAACGGGATAAAAAGACCGGATCAGCGCGATTTTTTATACTATTGCCTTTACTGGCTACCGACATCAAGGAACCTTAACTTGCTCATTGGAAACTTGAAGGTATAATAACACCCCTTCAATAGTGTTGCAGGTTAAGATGCATTGAAACACTGCTCCCTTCGTCTAGTGGCCCAGGACCCTGGCCTCTCACGCCGGTAACAGGGGTTCGAGTCCCCTAGGGAGCACCAATTTTGTAACTCTTTATTATAATGACTCAATACAGCCACTCCATTAACTCAAGAGACAGGAATTATTCCTCTCTAACAGAGACCGTTGCCCGCATGGACGCGGGCATCGAGCCTACATGGATGTATTCACGGCGTGTCTCTGTTAGAGAGGCGTGATTCCTGTCTCGAACTCGCAGAGCCCACGCTTATGAGTAAAACCACACCCACCGATACCATTCAAACTGCTGGCCTATTCCCACGACTGGCCGCCATGGTCTACGATGCCTTTCTATTACTGGCGACCTTATTCCTCGCCGCAGCACTGGTATTACCCCTGGCAGAAGATGGTGCCATTTCTGCTGGTAACCCACTCTTTACCAGCTACCTGTTTATCGTGTGTTTTTTCTTTAATGCCTGGTTCTGGACGCGTTGTGGTCAAACCCTAGGGATGCGCACATGGAAGATTCGCATAGAAAGCGTAAACGGTGGCCCCATCAGCTGGTGGCAGGCACTACTACGATTCCTGATTTCACTGGTTTCAATCGCCTTTCTCGGACTGGGTTATTTCTGGATATTGATTGATAAAAAAAATCGAAGCTGGCACGATATTTATTCTGAGACTCGAATCGTTAAGGTCAGTTCATAAAGAAAGGGGACAGACCTTAGGTCTGCCCCCTTTCTTTTCGGTTTGTATTCCGAATATTAATTTTTTTCAGTCAGGAAGTTAAATACGGGATTATCCAGCGTTGAAACTATCGACTCTACATTAACCTCAGCCAGCGAGGCCTGTGGTTTGCCAACATGGAAGCCCTGCACATAATCCACACCATAACCCCTCAACAATTCCAGCACTTCCTGATTCTCAACATATTCGGCAACGGTCTTTTTACCCAGGCTACGTGCAATATCAATCATTGCCTTGACTAACACTTGATCCGTCTGATCATTCACCAGATTAATAATAAAGGTGCCATCTATCTTCAGATAATCAACCGGGAAGTTCTTAATGTAATTGAATGAATTAAAACCGGCACCAAAATCATCCAGGGCAAAATTACAGCCCAGAGCACGCAAACGTGCGACCATCTCACGGGTTTCAACAAAATTGGCAATCGCTGCCGTCTCGGTGATTTCAAAGATCAATCTTGCCGGATTCACCCACAACATTTCCAGCTTTTGCTTAACCAATGGCAACAAGGAACTATCCTGGAAGGCATGCCCGGACAAATTGACATTGAAAGAAATATCAGACTGTTCCGGTGGTAGAGAGGCGAGAATATCAATCGCATTTTCAACCACCCATAGATCAATATTGTGAATCAGCCCCATACGTTCTGCCACCGGGATGAATTCATCCGGCATATAGGTCTCGCCATCTTCACCACGCATACGCAACAGACACTCATAGCGTCTGACCTTGTTATCCTTCAGACTAACAACCGGTTGAAATACCAGAAATAAATCATCATTAGCCAATGCAGCACGTATACGAGGCACCCATTGCACATCGGTGCGGAGCGTATGCACCTCAATATCACTAGCACTGTATTTATGAACCATATTGCGACCATGTTTTTTGGCGACAAAACTGGCCTGATCTGCACGCGCCAGAATTTCACTGGAACACACATTCTCATTCGGCTCGATCATTGCCACACCAATACTGGCACTGACATGACAACCATCGGCATCGCCTTCGATACCACTTTGATCCAGATTTTTTCTAATTCGGTTAGCGGTTTCAAGCGCCTGTTCTGCAGTCAGGTTTTCAAGCAGAATAGCGAATTCATCAGAACCCGTACGCGCAATAATCTCACTCTTTTTAACTGACTTTCTCAATAAATTAGCCACCGCACCAAGCATACGATCACCCGCTTCATGACCCTGGGTATCATTAATTAGCTTGAATTGATCCAAATCGAGATAAAGCAAGGCACTGGTACGTTTGAAATTACGCGTACGAATAATAGATAGATCCAGAGATTGTTCCAGTCGACGACGATTAAACAACCCCGTCATATCATCATGCGCCACCAGATATTGCAGACGCGCTTCCATCACCTTACGTTCGGCTAATTCGGTATTCAACTCATCCTCGTGCTGATGACATAACACCCGCTCAGATTGAAGATTGAGCGTCAGTAATACGCGTGGAATAATTTCGATACTGCGAACAGGGTTAAAAACGATATCCACCGCACCTGATTCATACGCCTTACGAGCGGTTTCTTCATTCCACCAACCTTCACCCGCTGCAAGAACCATTACCATCATCTCAGCACTGGAACCACCCAAACCATTCTGCTGACAAAAGGTGTAGATATCAAAATCCTGTAATGAATCACTCGCCAGAACAAGATCAATCTTCCGGGCTGCCCCACGATTACTTTGTTGCAAACTCGCCAATAATTCCTGTCCACCCGCAGCGACATCAACATGACGAAAACCACCATCGGTCAGCATGGCTTTCAAATCCACGGCATAAGCCTGGTCTTCTTCAACAATCAGGATCTGTTTCTGACGCAGTTCAGTAATATCTGGCATTAAGCCCCCTAATCAAGCGAAATAAGCTTAGTTTTATATTTTTAATTTAAAAACATTTTATATTTCATGTAGATTAAGACTATTCCTCATGCAAAGTCAACAACTTTTGTGTTGATTAGTATTCACACTAACTATCACATTAACTGGCTCCATCACCGCCACCTGCTCCTGCTCCGCCTGCTGGCGGCACTGTTAGCACTGCTGGTTTTTTCGTTTTAGCGTATCCAGCACTAACCGAAACCCCCTTTTGTAGAAAATCCCAGCTTACAATACCGGCAGAATTATTCCCCTGATAACCCACACCAGCGTCCAGCCCGAATTGGTTATCCTGTTTGAAAGGGAAATAAGTGGCTCCCGCAGACGCCGCAAAGCGATCTCTTTTATTGGTACTCGTTACTTTTGTAGTAAAGCCAAGCCCTTCAACACCTTTAGCGTCAAAATTAAATGTAACCCCCACAAAAACTCCTGCCTGAGCTTGATTAAAGGCACCCATTAATGACAGCGCAATAACACTTCCAGGTAATATGTTTTTTTTCATAGTTATTTTCCTTAATTTGACAAATTCATGCATCCCCTTCTATCTTTTCAAAGAAAGAGGATTTATATGTTTTTTAATATACAAGGCAACATGGGGTCACGCAACCCTAAGCGACATAAAAGAAAAATTACATTATACTCAACACATGCTTATAACACCGCGTGAATTATTGTACGGAGATATTGACCTGCCTTCCCTGCCGGAAGTTTTTATCAAATCATCCGAATTACTGGATAATCCCCGTAGTAATGCGAATGATATTGGTGAGGTTGTCGCAACTGACCCCTCATTAACCACGCGTCTGTTAAAGTTGGTCAACAGTTCTTTTTATGGTTTTGCTGCCAAGATCGACACCATCCCACGCGCGATTAGCCTGGTTGGCACACGAGAACTCAGAGAACTCATTCTTGCCACCTGTGCTGTTGAGGCCTTCTCGGGCTTACCTAACGAACTCATGAGCATGAATACCTTTTGGCGACAGAGCGTCCGTTGCGCCCTTATCGCCCGAATATTGGCTAACCAAACGCATAAGGATCTAAGCGAGTCTATGTTCAGCGCGGGTCTATTGCACAACATTGGTAGCCTGATCTTATATAACCGCCTGCCAGAACTCGCACGCGAGGCCTTGTCACAGGCTGCATTCCAGAATAGTCCACTGGATCAGGCTGAGCGCAATATTATTGGCTGCGATCATGCTATGGTCGGAGCTGAGTTAATGAAGTTATGGAACCTGCCGGAGATCCTGCAGGAAACCACACGTTATCATCATAACCCCGAAGCGGCACAACAATATCCCTTACAGACAGTAATTATCCAGATTGCCAATCGCATCATTGAGCTTGAGGAATCCAACCAAGACATTACCCTGCTGCTGCCTCCCAGTGCCCCTTTATGGAAAAGAATCGGGCTATCCATCCCGGTATTACAGGAAACACTGCAACAGGTGGATGAACAATTCGATGATGTATTACATCTAATTTATAAACCAGGGAAAGAGGATCATACTGCGGTAAATAAGCACCACTTTAGTGCTTAATAATAGAGCTATGCCGCACGTCTAAGCATCCAGATACCAATCAGCATAAAGACAAGCGAAGGGAAAAAGGCACTCACTATCGGGTTCACACCTGAGACCTGACTGATATGACTAATCATCTGGCTAAAGACATAAAAGAAGACCCCGACCAACACACCGACCAGAATTCTCTGCCCAACCCCGACACTACGCAACGGCCCAAACACGAAGGGAACGGCCAAAAACAACATCACCATGCCGGAAAAAGGCATTACCATACGGTTCCAGAATGCCAGCTGATAGCTTTTTGAATCCAGGTTATTCTTATCCATATAGATAATATAGGCCCATAAATCTCGCGCAGAAAGGTAGTCCGGATCCCGTGCCAGCATATTGAGTAACACGGGATTCAACAAACTATCCCATAACACCTTGTCCTGTTTACTAATGTGAATACCCGAATCAGACAAGGCACTAAACTTAACGTCCTCCAGTATCCACTGCCCTTCGTCATAGGAAACATGCGCTGCCTGAGTGACCATCGTCAACTTATGTTGATCATCAAACTCATAAACATAGACATCTTCCAGGTGCCCGTCTAAACCCAGATTCCTTATATTCACAAAACGTTTATCATCCTTCACCCAGATACCATGATCACTTTGATAGGCAATCTGCTGTGACTGTGCCTGCGCCTTATTCTCACGCGCCAACTGTTCCGAGAAGGGTGCCAACCACTCACCGACAACCGCAACCAGGATAAACATCAATAACCCGGCCTGTAACACCGAACGCACAATCCTTGCTATTGATACACCGGATGCACGCAAGACAACCAATTCATTACTACTGACCATTGAACCTAAAGCGAGCAGACTACCCAACAAAGCTGACATCGAAAATAGATCAATCGCCCTGCGGGGTATTGTCAACAACACATATTGCACAGCATACCAGCCCGAATACAAACCTTGCCCAATATCCCTGAACTCCTTAACCAGCGCAAAAAAGACATCAATCGCCAGTAACACCAACAAGACTAATAAGGTATTAATCAGGATACGCAGACCAATATAGCGATCAAAGATCATCATCTTTGCCCCCTCCTGTACAGCTTTCTGAACAGACCATAGGCATTAAACTCCTTCCACAGCCCATAACCCAGTAACAATGGAAAAAGATGCACCCACCACAATCCCAACCAACTTGAAACCATGCCCTTCTCTAACCAGATACGCGCCGATCCTAATAAATTGTAGTACACAATAAACACCATTATCGCAACAAACAAACGTCCATAGCGTCCATCTCTTGGTCGCACACGTGCCAACGGTACCGCTAAAAATGCCAGCACAATAATGGCAACCGGCATGGATAAACGCCACTGCAACTCAGCCCCGTCAGCCAGACGATCTGAGTGCCAAAGATCCATTGAGGCAATCGTATCGGTTTTATTTTTTGTTCCCCTGGCTCCACCGGGCAACTCAATCTTGATGGCATAGCTGGAAAAAGACATCACCCGATAACCATCCTGACCTAAATCTCCCTGAAAACGATAACCTTGTTCCATCAATAAATAATCGGCATCATTACCTTCCTCATGCCACATACGTGCCTGATCCGCTGTAATCAACTCAATTCTTCCCTGGCTGCTGTTCTCAACAAAAAGATTTTTCATATGCTGACCATCAGCAGACATGGCGCCAACAAAGAAAACCATACGGCCACCATTTAACTCATGAAAACGTCCGGCAGTAATCCCCTTTATATTCATGGATTTTTCTGCCTGAATACGCTGACCTTTCTCAATAATGGCTGTTTTTGGGGCGAGATACAGCGTCATCCAGGCAACTAATAATGCTGCTAACAGGCTCATATATAAGATAGGACGATAGATTTCACGCATACCGACCCCACAAGCCGATAGTGCGATTATTTCACTATCTTTATACAAACGACCCAGCGCCAGCAATATCCCTAAAAAAAGAGACAGCGGTAGCAATGCGGAAAGGTAGGTAACTGACTTTAACGCAATCAACAAAAACACCGCATCTATCGGGATTTGACCCGCAGCCGCCTCGGCAAAATAACCCGCTAGACGATTACTGACCACAATCAGCCAAAGCACAAGGGTTACCATAAACCAGCTTTGCAATACTTCTTTCAGTAGATAACGATTAATAATACGATTCATTTGTGAATTTTATCCGTTTTTGGATATGAAAACAGCTCATTAATCAAGTAAACTACCTTATCCATCGAATCAGGAGTATTTTATGCAATTTAGTGTCAAGAGTGGCAACCCGGAAAAACAACGTACTGGATGTGTGGTTATCGGCGTATGTGAACCCCGTAAACTGAGCGATGATGCCAAAACCATCGACCACTTATGCAATGGTCTGTTAAGCGGCATTCTACGACGTGGCGACATGGAGGGGACAGCAGGAAAAACCATGCTGATACCCGCCCCGGCAAATAGTCCTTTTGATCGCATTCTACTAGTAGGTTGCGGCAAAGAAAGAGACCTTGACTCGACACGATACAAGATGATCCTCGCCAACACTGCCAAGGCATTAGATGAATCCGGCACTAATGATGCGATGAGTTATCTAGCTAACATGAATATCAAGGACTGTTCACACTACTGGAAGATCCGGGAATGTGTCACGTCGACGCAAGCGACCTTGTACCGCCCTGATGCACTAAAAAGCGAGAAGGCCCCGGCAAAACGTCCATTAACACGTCTGAACATCAATGTCCCCGGACGACGTGAACTCAAAACAGGTGAACGCGCCATCCAGGATGGGATCGCCATTGCCAATGGCATCGAACAGGCAAGGATTCTGGGCGATCTTCCAGGCAATATCTGTACGCCACGTTATCTGGCAAGCCAGGCACAAAAACTGCAAAAGAGTCACAAGAAACTCAAGTTGGACATCCTGGATGAAGCAGCAATGAAAAAGCTGGGCATGAACTCCCTACTATCCGTCTCCCAGGGCAGCAAACAACCGGGCAGACTGATTGTCATGAATTATCAGGGTGGCAATAAAAAAGATCGACCGATCGTTCTAGTTGGCAAGGGTGTGACCTTTGACTCTGGCGGTGTATCAATCAAACCATCCGCTGCTATGGATGAGATGAAATATGATATGTGTGGTGCCGCCAGTGTATTAGGCACCATGCAGACCTGCCTGGAACTGCACTTACCTATTAATCTTATCGGTATCATACCCAGCGTAGAAAACATGCCGGGTAGCAGTGCTACTCGCCCAGGTGACATTGTCACTAGCATGTCGGGGCAGACCATCGAGATTCTCAATACCGATGCCGAAGGTCGCCTGATCTTGTGTGATGCCTTGACCTATAGCGAACGATTTAATCCCAAGACCGTCATTGATATCGCCACCCTGACTGGTGCCTGTGTCATTGCGTTAGGCAGCCATGCAACAGGCCTGCTGAGTAATAATCAACACCTCGCTGATGATCTATTAAAGGCCGGCACAAGCACCGGAGATCGTGCCTGGCAGATGCCATTGTGGGAAGATTACCAACCACAACTGGATAGCAATTTTGCCGACATGGCGAACATTGGTGGCCGCGAGGCAGGCACTATTACAGCGGCTTGTTTCCTCTCCCGTTTCACCAAAAAAATGCACTGGGCACATCTTGATATTGCCGGTACCGCATGGAAAGGCGGCAAAGAAAAAGGCGCAACAGGTCGTCCGGTCTCCCTGCTGGTTCAGTATCTAATGAACAAGGCTGGACACAAGGCTCAATAATCGAATGACCCGTGTCAGTTTCTACATCCTGAATGACGACTCCAACCGGAGTCGTTCACTCTTTATCTGCCGTCTGGCACAAAAGGCCTACCGTAGTGGTGCTAATATTTATATCCATACCGCTTCAGCCGAACAGTCCAGTGATCTTGATACCCTGCTATGGACCTTTAATCGAGTGTCCTTTATCCCTCATGCGCGTACCGATCAAGATGAAGAACAACATGGCGAGAGTGTGTTGCTCGGTCATCAACAGGCACCTGAATCAAGCCATGATATTCTCATCAACCTCAGCCCACAGGTACCCTTGTTTTTTAGCCGCTTTGAGCGCGTGATGGAGGTTATCAATCAAGACGAAAGCACCAAGGAGGATGGTCGAGAACGCTATCGTTTCTACAAGGAACGCGGCTATGAACTGGAATCACACACCATCAAATAACACCTAAATATACAACTTACCACCGTCAAACTACCCGGTAGGGTGCGCACTGCGCACCAAAATTAATGGTGCGTGATACGCACCCTACCATTTATCCAGAGACCCTTGTTCAAAAACCACTACGAAGCACCCACACCCTACGTTATAATAATCTCTAATACACCATTACCCCCATTACAGAGATTAAATACATCGCATGGAAAAAACCTACAACCCGCAAAACATCGAACAAAACTGGT
The genomic region above belongs to Gammaproteobacteria bacterium and contains:
- a CDS encoding DNA polymerase III subunit chi; this encodes MTRVSFYILNDDSNRSRSLFICRLAQKAYRSGANIYIHTASAEQSSDLDTLLWTFNRVSFIPHARTDQDEEQHGESVLLGHQQAPESSHDILINLSPQVPLFFSRFERVMEVINQDESTKEDGRERYRFYKERGYELESHTIK
- a CDS encoding leucyl aminopeptidase gives rise to the protein MQFSVKSGNPEKQRTGCVVIGVCEPRKLSDDAKTIDHLCNGLLSGILRRGDMEGTAGKTMLIPAPANSPFDRILLVGCGKERDLDSTRYKMILANTAKALDESGTNDAMSYLANMNIKDCSHYWKIRECVTSTQATLYRPDALKSEKAPAKRPLTRLNINVPGRRELKTGERAIQDGIAIANGIEQARILGDLPGNICTPRYLASQAQKLQKSHKKLKLDILDEAAMKKLGMNSLLSVSQGSKQPGRLIVMNYQGGNKKDRPIVLVGKGVTFDSGGVSIKPSAAMDEMKYDMCGAASVLGTMQTCLELHLPINLIGIIPSVENMPGSSATRPGDIVTSMSGQTIEILNTDAEGRLILCDALTYSERFNPKTVIDIATLTGACVIALGSHATGLLSNNQHLADDLLKAGTSTGDRAWQMPLWEDYQPQLDSNFADMANIGGREAGTITAACFLSRFTKKMHWAHLDIAGTAWKGGKEKGATGRPVSLLVQYLMNKAGHKAQ